Proteins co-encoded in one Brassica oleracea var. oleracea cultivar TO1000 chromosome C4, BOL, whole genome shotgun sequence genomic window:
- the LOC106341101 gene encoding protein GLUTAMINE DUMPER 7, whose product MSMISDSMVPVHPSLEKLNSPVLSKVCAWGVMLGLFVVSIIAMAYACYYTQNASNPSTGGQDKPIKKEVLKPLDMEPKIVVIMAGNENPTFFAKPSKINA is encoded by the coding sequence ATGAGTATGATTAGTGATTCAATGGTTCCGGTTCACCCGAGTTTAGAGAAATTGAATTCTCCCGTTCTCTCTAAGGTTTGTGCATGGGGAGTAATGTTAGGGCTATTTGTTGTTTCAATAATCGCCATGGCTTATGCTTGCTATTACACGCAAAACGCTTCAAATCCAAGCACTGGAGGGCAAGATAAACCAATAAAGAAGGAAGTATTGAAGCCACTAGACATGGAACCAAAGATAGTTGTCATAATGGCCGGTAATGAAAATCCTACCTTCTTTGCCAAGCCAAGCAAGATCAATGCATGA